The following are from one region of the Prionailurus bengalensis isolate Pbe53 chromosome A2, Fcat_Pben_1.1_paternal_pri, whole genome shotgun sequence genome:
- the RHO gene encoding rhodopsin yields the protein MNGTEGPNFYVPFSNKTGVVRSPFEYPQYYLAEPWQFSMLAAYMFLLIVLGFPINFLTLYVTVQHKKLRTPLNYILLNLAVANLFMVFGGFTTTLYTSLHGYFVFGPTGCNLEGFFATLGGEIALWSLVVLAIERYVVVCKPMSNFRFGENHAIMGVAFTWVMALACAAPPLVGWSRYIPEGMQCSCGIDYYTLKPEVNNESFVIYMFVVHFTIPMIVIFFCYGQLVFTVKEAAAQQQESATTQKAEKEVTRMVIIMVIAFLICWVPYASVAFYIFTHQGSNFGPILMTLPAFFAKSSAIYNPVIYIMMNKQFRNCMLTTLCCGKNPLGDDEASTTASKTETSQVAPA from the exons ATGAACGGGACGGAGGGCCCGAACTTCTACGTGCCCTTCTCCAACAAAACGGGTGTGGTACGCAGCCCCTTTGAGTACCCACAGTACTACCTGGCTGAGCCATGGCAGTTCTCCATGCTGGCCGCCTACATGTTCCTGCTCATCGTACTTGGCTTCCCCATCAACTTCCTCACGCTCTACGTCACGGTCCAGCACAAGAAGCTGCGCACGCCTCTCAACTACATCCTGCTCAACCTGGCCGTGGCCAACCTCTTCATGGTCTTCGGTGGCTTCACCACCACCCTCTACACCTCTCTGCATGGATACTTTGTCTTTGGGCCCACAGGATGCAATTTGGAGGGCTTCTTTGCTACACTGGGCG GTGAAATTGCCCTGTGGTCGTTGGTGGTCCTGGCCATTGAGCGGTACGTGGTGGTGTGTAAGCCCATGAGCAACTTCCGCTTTGGGGAGAACCATGCCATAATGGGCGTCGCCTTCACCTGGGTCATGGCACTGGCCTGCGCTGCACCCCCCCTCGTTGGTTGGTCCAG GTACATCCCTGAAGGCATGCAGTGTTCATGCGGGATCGACTACTACACACTCAAGCCGGAGGTCAACAACGAGTCCTTTGTCATCTACATGTTCGTGGTCCACTTCACCATCCCCATGATCGTTATCTTCTTCTGCTATGGGCAGCTTGTCTTCACAGTCAAGGAG GCGGCAGCCCAGCAGCAGGAGTCAGCCACCACCCAGAAGGCTGAGAAGGAGGTCACTCGCATGGTCATCATCATGGTCATTGCTTTCCTGATCTGTTGGGTGCCCTACGCCAGTGTGGCATTCTACATCTTCACCCACCAGGGCTCCAACTTTGGCCCCATCTTGATGACACTCCCGGCGTTCTTCGCCAAGTCCTCTGCCATCTACAACCCTGTCATCTACATCATGATGAACAAGCAG TTCCGGAACTGCATGCTCACTACCCTCTGCTGTGGCAAGAACCCACTGGGTGATGACGAGGCCTCCACCACCGCCTCCAAGACGGAGACCAGCCAGGTGGCACCGGCCTAA